atcatttcctaTCCCAGATTCCAACACCAGAAGAGTCCACTCAAACGCAATATGGCCTCTGGATGGCGTTCGAAAACCTAAACAGCTCTCTCTTGTTACCCTCGCCGCGTCGAAaaaggaatcggaatcgggtCGTTACGGTAGGTTCCAGTTCACTGgataattattattttccaatgaaccagccagccggttcCCCTTCCGTCCGTGTGACCTTGTGTGTGACAATGGTTATTAAGTGAAAATGAGAACGTGCACTTTGGCTCGTGACGCAAGATTAGGTCCCGCGCAAGTAGTGGCCCGCACATCTGACCAGAAAAATCCGGCTACGCAACATATGGCCATTGTTAGGACTCCATGGTTCTAACGATGACTATTGCGCCTATTGCTTCCGGTCCGGCCACTTGACGACGAAGCATCCCACCCAAAAAGGTTCATCTGCCCTTTCGCAGCATTAATACCTGATTCAACCATTTTGACACGTGGCATACGCGCCGGACCAGCGACGCAGCGGAAGGAGAACTCAACGGATGATCGATGTTGAGATGATTATCTGTTGTTGTCCTCGAAATCGTGTCCTTTTGCCCCCGTCTGGAACGGTCCGGTAAATATTTGAAAGTAATCCAAACGTTCCGCTTGTGTCCGCTTTATCGCATAAATATTGATAAACGtctcgcggtggtggtcgtcaccCGAGGAAAGCAAaccccccccgaaaaacaagAGGACACAAACAtagaggcacacacactcagacacacGCAAATATGTATGCAAAACACATATTGACAGACGGAAAATCAATGACCTCAggcgaaaaagaaagcaacgaGGGAAAGGACAAGCACGTACGGGACACATGTCGACCTCGGGCTTCGGGCCACCCGTTTTTGGTCACATTGACTGTCTCAATCCTTAATACGGCATGCGACGGAGTTCAGGttgagcaaaaaaatggaaaaaagaatgTTTTGACAGTCACTGGGATGTCCGAAAAAACACTAGTAGGTTCATTTACATTTTCCTTAGGCAAAGCAGGCTGAGGAGCATAACATCCTTTGATCATCTTTTGACGTTTAACTTATTCTGGTTCTTCCTCTCCCAAAGTACTTACTACAGTTTAACAAACTATACTTTTTGAATAACAATCGTTAAATATTTTCCAGATAAAGCTCAGACCACATAAAACGAGAGATAAACGATGTAAAGGGATTTCAAAAATCTTGGAACATTATGAATTCAGCATAACAATCTGACCgcataaaccataaaccacCAAAGCCCGGTTTCTTAATGAGACCGGCgtggataacaaaaaaacaaagtttcCTCTTCATATTTTTTCATtggatttgaataattttcatatttaagTTGGAACGCATCGAGAAAAAAACTCCCGGATTTGTGGCCAACCTCCAATGGACCAGACAGGGGGGCCCCAGAGAATGAGCAATTTGGTGCGAATAGCGGGTTTTTAATATCAATTATGATGCTTTTCGTTTTACTCGCACTTTCCGGAACGGCGGACTGAAGTTTATCCCGGAAAGGAAAGGTAACGCCACACCGCGAGACTCCCTTATTTTcgtctcttctccttttcccgtgtgctgttgttgtggagagatttttaaaagaaaaactttccaCCATCGACACCATTACGCGAGTACTCCCTCGGTGCCGGTGAGTGAGAGATTTGAACTCATCGTTCCGCTGCTAAGCGAAGGTAATGCAAAGGAAATTCAAATTACATTACAACCCGGCGCAAACGGAAAGGTTGGAAGCAAGTTTCCCTCTGTTTAAGATAACATTTCGGTTTTATGAACTTGCGGGCGCAAACACGGCGACTCTCGCGTCGTCTGTCGTCTAAAATATTTACGAGTACCGAGAGCACCCTCGCCCCCAAAGAGTAAATTACACCCCCAGAGCTACCGGAGAGCGACGAACGAGGGCAAACAATGACCACAATCCCACGGCCAATCCCGGAGCCACTACTCGGTATCACGTCAACAGTGTTTATTGTCGTGACCGTCCTGTGCACCGGCCAGAAATTAAACCAAAATTATGGACATCTGTGATTAAACAAACACGACGCCGGGAAAGCGCATGGCGGCCAACCTTCTCGGTTGGCATGCGTAGTGGCACTTCCTTTTTGCGAGGTTGTGAAAACATCACTCTGCACACTCCTCCGGTTCCCATTTTCGTTGGTCTTGATTAGCCCGCAAGAACCACAAGCAACACAGTATATTCTGCAAATGTCTCTCATGTTTTCGTGgttgacgacgacaatgatgtgtgtgtttgttccggtgcaaaaacattgcaaaaatgACATAAAAGTCCCCTTAGCAGACCCGGACCTGAGGTTGTTGCCAAGCCAGGACCTGAGTGCATCAACcagctagtgtgtgtgtgtgtgtccggagtTGTAATCCAATTATCATTACGGTTATGATACGGCTAGTAGCGCACAACAAACACGCGCCTcaggggtgctgctgcacttgttCCTGATGTTCGCGTCGTCAACCATCGTCAGTCGTcctttcatgctgctgctgctgctctgcatgACCCATAAAAGCTGTGCCACGTGACCTACAATGGGCGGGTAATTTACTTGTTATGATTTTCCTCCGTTTGTGCCCCTCCCGCGTTGGCCAGCAGAATAGAACATAAGATTTCCCAGCCACCAGCCCCGAAAAGGCCAAGAAGCCGCTTGTAACGCACTGGGCGCACGCACGCTCCCATCTGgcgcggtagcagcagcagcactcgttGCGTGTCACCGCGACATGCACGTGCCAAGCGCGACCAGTGAGTCCCCGGGAACCCCTTTCGGCTCATGATGGACGGAAGCCGGCGAGAAACCAGCAGCGCCGCCGAACCGGATCGGATAATTGGAAGAttgaaaagtaaaataatttttgatttattccAACGACAGCCACCCGGGACAGAGGCCAGGGACACAAATCAGAGGCGCGATGCATGGGGATTTTAAGGCCCGCGACCGATCGATAGAACGACCGCGGCATAAAGATGTAACGGTTTGATTCGATTATCTGCGTGGCGCGCGTTATGATTGAGTTGtagcactcactcactctcacaGCAATTACtagatcgagcatcgagcactGATTGGAATGGGATCgagctacgacgacgacgacgacgaggaggaggtcaATCGATCATCGACCCACCCAGTGGCACTTACCGGTATGGATGTACGTGTGCTTCTTCATGTCGCTCTTCTGGTGAAAACGTTTCCCACAGAATCCGCACGGATACGGTCGTGTGTCGCTGTGGATGAGCAGGTGCGTCGACAGTGTACTGGAGCGTTTGAACGCCTTACCGCACTGCTTACACTCAAACACCTTCTCCACATTGTGGACCGCTCTGTGGATGaagttttgtgcaaaaaaattgaaagataTTAATGTCAAGTCCTTCAGAATGGTCCTCTGCCTTGTTTACCTATGCTGATTGAGGCTGATCTCATGTCCGAACGATTTGTTGCACAGCTCGCAGGCGTACGGTCGCTTCCCGTTGTGTGTCCTCCGTGGATGAGCTTCTGCGAGAATACCCAAAGTAAATTCATTATGAGCGCGTGATAGAAGAAACCCCAAATGGCTCCTAATGTTCTACTCACCTGGTCGCATCAGCAGATGGTGTGGATGGTGTGGATGGTTAAAGTCGAGATGAGCGGCACCGGTTCCAGCCTGTGCGACCGCCGCATTCTGCGTCATAAAGTGTCGCAACCGCAAGATGTCCTCCGGTGTTGATGGGTGGTAGCTACACAAAAAGAAGCATTCGATAAAGCAACTCACGAAGAAGGAGTTACCGGGGAGGACCATCGGGGGACCTACTTTGCAAGTGCTGGATTCAACTGATggccctgctgctggagcatcgCGAAGAACGGAAATGGATGAAACAGGGGCCGATTGAGGATGCTCTGCTCGTAGAACTGGCTGTAGTTAGGTCTAAAGGACATTAAAAAGAATAAgaatttcaacatttcaacGCGAGCTCCAGCTCTACCTTACCTAACCGCATCGAAGGAACCGTTCGAGAGGGGCGACTTGGACTTTGGTTCATCTTCCCGCTTCAGCAGCGCCGACACCGAAAATGCTTCCGAGTTCTTTGGGACGTGCGCCGCAATCTCGGTCGTCGGCGAAGGATGATTAATccggggtggtggcggtgagtCCACCTCCAGCTCGATGGAAGaagaccgggaccgggtcgAGCGATCGCGAGACCTCGATCTACTGCGCGACCGTGACCGGCTGCTCAGTGCGCTCGATTCGTAACCGTTCGATGAGAGGAGAGACAATTTGGCTGCTTGACCACCGGCGccatgatgttgctgttgatgcagtGCCGAGtgttgcaaatgatgatgctgcggatgatgcggtggatggtgctgttgttgatggtgctgatgttgatggtgatgttggtgagGCGGgagttgatggtgatggtagacATTGTTGTTGTCCTCGTCCTCCGATTCGTTCTTGACCAACCGGCTAACACCGAACTTGATATCATCTGCAAGCGACAAACAAAAGAACCCGGaggtcctcatcatcatcaaatctGGATTCATTGCCATCTCCCCCTGTTCTTGTCGGGGCAACACATTAATCATTCCGCGTGTACGCCCCTACGATTTGAGCACTTGAACCACCGTCGAGGCGAGGACGATAATGCGCCATAAGGATTGTCACGGTACATAATCACTCTCCGCTCTGCGCTCTAGTTTTGAGGCGATTCCGATACCTATAAACGTTCccgttccctttttctctcgcctGGACCGTGGCGTGGAACGAATCGCCACAAAATAAAATAGCCGAAACGCCGAAATGCAGCCGTCAGCAGTGCCACAAAGCAAACGACAGTTTTGTCACTTGGTTTGTTCCCAATTTGGTTCGCCTTTCGACACGGCCTTATGGCCCAAGAAAGAAAGGCTTGCAATCGGGAAAGACTGCCTTTGCTTTCCACCCTTATCCAGCATCCGGGGATCGGGGTTGATGGGCGCTATTTACGAAAACAGATGTTCCGTTTACACTGGCGTCTGGCGGGGGTGAAAGGTGACTGTGGATTAGTTTCCGGCGATTAGATCATCATCAGGTTCTTCACGGTGCGATACTAGAGAAGTGCCGGTGTGTCGAGAAGCTTCTACAGTAGAGGACGTAGACGAGTTCTTACTACAATTCGTGGCATAGACGTATCTATCGAATTGTCTCCAAAATTTATCTCAGAAGTCTCATTCGACGTATTAGAACTTTGTGCTTTTTGTGTCAATtttgtccagtccagtggtaCAAGAGACGTCAGTAAAAGGTCGCTATAATAGAGCTGGAATTCAACTTCTATATTCAATTCGATGGTAGAAAAACTAACTCAGAGGTCTCATCCGAAGAGACCTAATGTTATGCCCCTGAATTCGACTCTCCACAATATCCAATGTGCTACTGCAGGTCATAGAGCACCCCCAGGCACCGATtagcaggtgcagcagcagcctccctATGTCCGAAATAACAATTAAAAATCGAATTCTCCACGCATCCCATGGATCCATCCCGGAGAAACGTGAATTGGCGTGATCTTTCACGCCTTTACGCCGAACCTCAGAACACCAGAGTCCAGGAACCCTCCCGCCATTACACTGATTGTTATTCCACCGTTTTTCCATCCCGCGCACAGCCAGTCCAGTCCTCAGTTGTTGGAGGGAACAAAGTCATTCTCCCCTTCAATCGGAACTCGGAAAAACCTCGGCAGTCAAATGGCAAGTGCCACAGTACGTTCCGAACGAACAGAAAaagaatcgaagaaaaaaaaggccggaaaaagggaaaccaaccatcatcgtcctgcCCCGCTCACGGGGTTCCTCGCTCACGGGGTTCCTCGCTCATCGAGGACCGGGCAAAACGGGAAACAAATGAGCACGATAATCCGGCGGCATTAACCCCACCATGGAGGCAAACAACGGGCCAGCACAGTGGAAGCAGAACTACTAGGTCTGTAAGCCTCCAgtatcaacatcaacagcaacttgttctctctctttcattccctttctctctgtctgtctctttaTCCCTCCCTATAACATCCAACCTTCATCACCACATTGATTGCCTTCGGTTTATTGCTTCGCAATCGCACTACCTCGGTACTAGAGACCGGCAAACACTAGAGAACAcacactctctatctctctttatccaccatcatcatcatcatcatcaggagcggcagcatcatcgcccGGACACCACTAGGCCTACCAAATTTGTCCCTCAGGGGTGTGATTCGTATAAGCTGCCTCCTGCTGCCCGACCAAGAGCTAAACCATTCCCCCTCGAAAGGCGCGTTCCTGGTTCCCGAAGCGAAAGACCTCGATTGAGTTGATGATGTGCTATAATTTCCCTCGTTTTTCCcaaccctccttctccttctcctactgctactgctgccaaaAACCGCACAAAAAGCAGCGGACGGgcagagagcagcagagtgatttccttcctccccttgACTCGATCGGGATGAAACCGGGACTCCGTTCCGGCCGTCGGTGGTGTCCTGGGAATAAGCGGAACGTACACAATCTGCACGCCCGGGATGGACGCACCCcgccttcctctctctctctctatgaacggtttttgggatgtaacaataacaataaataaataatgacAATCATCGACGGGGGACGTCGCCACGGGTTTATTTGGATTATTTagagtttttcaatttcgtttccTCTCGAGCACCAGCGCACATAAAGGAGGGGATTTTTGGGCCAACCAAAcgggcgggggggaggagtTCTTCATATGTAGATGAAACGCCAGCTCCTCACTTAGCGATAATAGAGAGCACAAAGCGGACCGTAACATTAACATATTAACTAGCACGCAGTTAAGGTTAACACTAACCGGGGACACAGGAGAACGCACCTGGCTGATGCCAACAAAATCCACAACAAGCCACAATGCACGCCGGAACACAGCATACTGACCACATTGCTCGTTCGCCACTAACTAATGGCaccgacgacacacacaccagacacacacacacacgacggtcAATGCTCGCGCGTCAAGTCAATAtcgatgacgataatgattTACAGCGCCAACcgggcgctcgctcgctggctccaGTCCGCTAAGTGCTCGTCAAAGTCGTTGAAGTATTTCTCACTTTTATGGCACgagatttcggtttcggggagccactgagagcagcagcaccaccagcaccacgtcgtcgtcgtccagctgATTTGCTGATACCGTTGTGCGTGAGCAGCACCCTTCCCAGCGGTTGtaaaagcgagaaaatccTGCTATCATTCATATAGCTGATGTGTGTAATCGTGAGCTTAAGTCCTCCCCGTCCCTTGTttcgatcgttgatcgattGTTCATTATCGTGGCACCTTCCCCTTTGATAGGGACCCTGGAGAAAGGAGGTTTGttactgctgttactgctgctgctgttgctgctcgtgaaGGAGGATCGTTGCCACTGATAAAGCTTCTTCACTTCTTCGTGGATTTTCCCTGGCTCGAAAAGACGAAAGGTCCGCGTAGCTCTTGAAAAccccatcgcatcgcaacgtgTGGCCGTTCCAAGGCATGCTGCCGGATCCCAAATCAAGTTCAGATTTACGTTTCACAAATCTCAACTCGACAACCCGTTGTTCGGTCGCCTCACCGTTTGCGCCTCGATAGCCATCGCCAGCTGGTAATGAGGCCAGTGCGAGGGGCAGTGCAAGGGGCGGAGGGACGGGGACAAGTGCGCAACGTGCGATTCGCGCTGTTGATCCTTGCGCTTACACTCCGGTTGCTTAATCCTCTTATCGTCTTAATAATAGGTACTCGGTAGCTCGGTGAGAAGTGGCTCGATATGAATAAGAATGTAAGTCCGCAGCATGTCAGCAGCTTATTGGCGTGATTAGCGGTTGGTACTATCGCGACTGTTCGCGTTAAAAGAGGAAGCAGTTTAAGTCGCTTgaagacacacacaggacaaTTTATCACACAAGACAAGTGTCTCAGTAAATCCAGTAGCCCCCTTTTGggtcgaaggaaggaaggaaggaagaagaattgaataaataacacaaaatggtctggactggactggactggactggaggaAATGACTTACTTGCGGATACACGATCAATCCGTGCCTTTAAACGCAACTCGGTTGGAGGGGAACGAACTGCAAACTGCAGACGGACAGCGCTACCgggaatcaatttatggtttgCAATATTGATGAATCTAAATAAGATCGAATTAAGCTCAATTAGCATAGATTTGTGTCGTGTCTTTGCGTCGCGCTGtctgcggtcgtcgtcgtcgtcttcgtcgagaCACGCATCGTTacctccctgtgtgtgtgtttgtcatgTCTGATAAGCAGAAGCCGGTCGCCGTGACCggacacacgcatgcacacttGAGGCCAGAAATGACTTGATTTGTGCTGAACTGAAGCCTTACCCGGGGATCATAAATCATGACCGGAAGCaaattaacaacaacaaaaaactgaACCCTGGAcacgaaagagagcgagtgaaacGAAATCACTTCACGCCGCGCCAcgtttttaatcaaaaagcATGTTCAATTGCTGCCCGGATATCCGGCTCAATATCCGGCGATGGTCGCATCCCTTCCCTTTGATACCAGCGGAACATTATTGTTTCGCCCGCCAGCTAGAAAAAGGCGTAATGGTGTGGCGCGCCCTCGACGCTTCGCACCTCGACGAGAGCTAGGCGATCGCACTCGCTGGCACACCCCTGCTGAAAGGGGTTGCTGCAACCCCCACACTCATTAGGGTAAACGGCGGCCActgacactggcactggcacgcAACCCTTATCCCCGGTACCGGACCAACCGCTGTGACCTACAAcaaccggaccgaccggagtACGGAGTCTCCAGGGGACTCCAGAAGGGAATAACTTTGCATCGTTCGCATCGCTCGCTGTTTATTTAAGTATTCGTGATCTATTGCACGCATATTGATATTAGGGGGTCGCTGTATTGGCCACGAAAGGGGGCCGGCGTCGGTTTTCTGGCCGACTGAACGCTAACTACTACAGACCGAGTAGGGCGTCAGTCCCTTCCCGGGGGAGTGGTTGGGTAGTACGTCCTCTGACGTTgccaatcggatcggagccCGGTGTCGGACACCGTGCAACAACCCGTTCACCGGCAATCAGCGAAAGATTGCGTGTCGGGAATGTTGTCTGATTTTCCCGATCAGGACGTCGTCCTCCCGGAACCGGCCACCGCCTTCTCTGGTGTGTCGAAAGGAATTTAATTAAGACTCGCGACTGAATTTGTCATCTCCATGTGCCCGGGTACGATGACAAATCAGTTTTCCAAGCCTGCAGGCCAAGGTCAGACGATTCCTTTGGCCTGCTATTCCCACAAGACCCATCTGACTGTAGCACGGTTCGCGGCGTCAATCGACATCATTTGTATCCGTTCCGTCGGAGGGACATTTGTCGAAACGTCACCTAGTTACACCTATCAGTGACGGCGATGGTatcatcggatcgatcggggAAACGACAATCAGCATATGTGGTGCTGGCCGGTCCCCGTTTTTTTCCACGAATATTCCACAAATTCCTTCTTCTGTTagtccccttttttgtggcagtggtggtgatggtggtggagcgtTGCGCTAATGGACGATGATTAATTTATGACCAGCATGTTTGACGAATGTATCAGGGACgataaccaacaacaacgacgaccgcgCTACGACGCGCCGACTGCGATGAGGGGAAGCGCGCCATAaccaaaaaacagaaaacagaacgTGGAAAAAAATACTCCAAACTCGCAGCAACCATGGGGTGTGGACGGCAGCGCACGCGGTTAAGACTTATACTGGTACAATATgttttcatcatcaccgccgcgACTAAAGGGCATCTTCTTGTGCTGTGAGGATGCCTTTCGTCAAAAGTCAAGCATCAAGCTTGGCTTTTAATTGCCAATCTCCCATACCTATACCAACaggagaccaccaccatgcaaTGCGCATAAGGACTGGTGCTTATCGGGTAGCAATCATCGAACgacgtttttatttttttcagaaATCCATCCAGTTGGATTACAAGATTTTTGGTAAACAAAATCTACTGCCACACCTcggcaacaacacacaattcGAATTGAGGGAATCAAAAGCCATTTACAATCGGCTACGGAACGGTACCGTTTGTGATAAGCgatcccggacccggacccggacccggaccaaTAGGCCAACTAAATGTAAACTATATTAAGCCCTCCACaactgtacacacacacacaatcgaaaCGGAGCAGGCAATGGTAACGGTTATAACCGATTTCAGGGCTCAAGATAGGCTCTTTGAACCATTATTTGATCGTGtagacgttgctgctgctgctgctgccagggtCCAGGTGCACTCAGGGTCATAAATCGGGCATCGATTTTCAGATTTaattcgacaaaaaaaaaacagttcgACACCTTGAAACGTTGGCGCGTATctagccgcacacacacacgcacacacatgaacGCGCCCATGAAAGGTGTGATCTGATCTGGTGGTACCCGAAACGGTCACTTCACGCCCTCCAATCCGCAAACGCATCAAAcgcacatcgtcatcgtcgtcagtcgTGGTGTGTGGCTATCTCCCGCTCCCGGTGATGCTCGCGATGCTACACCACCTTAAATGGTGCTATAAATTCTCTAAATATTGATAATACGATAACTGGTGGTACCGCTGGTGAACAGATTCCAAGCACATCCAGCCCAGGTCCAGAAGGGGCACATCACATCGATTGCAGCCTTGCCATCGCCGTTGGTTCGCTCGCGCATCGCTCCCAGCCCTGGAGGTGCGCGCGGCGAGTGGGCCTCCGGTACTCGAAGCGCTCGTAGGGCACATCCagcgcccccgggggaggggatgggagGCAGCGAAGGGGAAAGCTGTTCCCAACGCGCTGATAAGCGGCCATGATTTATTGTACTAGGACTTAGTCGGGAAGGCTGGATACTTTATAGCACAATTTGATAATTCATTAGCCAACGATCGTTCGCCGAACGAAGTTGTTCAAACAATTGGACTaggccacgctgctgctgctgctgctgctgctgacaaacGTGAGTGCCATCGACAAGGGACAGGGGACAGGAGGTGTTGCATCTTGGCGCACAGTGACCACGCGAAAGCTCCATTCAGGccaggttgctgctgcaggtcgAGCACGCTCTGAAGTGCTTGTTTGTTGCCACTTCTGGTCCCACTACCGACTGCGCGCTAGTCGCTAGTGATGATAAGACACAAATCTGTTTCCTGCGCTAACCAGCGATGGTCAATTAGTCCGCACCGGCAGCCATGGCACTCCCCATGACTGGGCTCTTGTCTTGAATTGGTTTTTGTCTCAAATACTTCCATGAAGAAGCAGGAGACGATTCTAGATAATACTCAACGAAGAATCATCCTTATTTTTGAAAACGGCGTGGACCGACCTACCACGTTGTGATCGACCACCAACAATCGACGAGCGTCGGAACATGGGCCAAAGCAGACGTCCTAACGTGAGTTACTGTCAGTTCTACTTTACTCGCCATCGTTTTTTTGCCTCTCCAACTTCTAGTCCGTATCCCTTTGGAGGCTTTGGCCTTTCGGTTCCCAGACAAGCCCCAGAATTATGACTTTCGCAACGTTCTGCTCCAATGGTTCCGTATCACGGGAACACCTGCAACGCTACCAGGACCACCCATACTGACCGACAAAGACATAAGCCGTCTTTTAAAGGCCTGAGGAAACGACAATTTAACGACTGCCTGTCTCCTGTCGATGCGCTTCACGGTGGTATCGTCGTTTAGTAGTCCCGAGGTGCAGCTtctgtcgctggtggtggtggtggtggtggtggtgttgagaagaagaaagaacacttttttgttgatgttgcaaaAGGTATCCCCCATCACTGTGTGCTTGCCTTATCTGTCAATAcgaatagcagcaacagcagcagcaacagagagagagagagagagagagagagcgcaacAATGTTACACAGGATGTTTGCAAGCCTGCACACGCTTCACCTCCTTCCCGTCCCCGGGGGCTTTTTTATCAATCCCCCAAGTACCTCGAGGAAATGCACAATCCGTCGTCGGTAGCGATGGAAccacacgcaaaaaaaaacacccgaaCCGCCATAATGTGGATCGATTGGACGGATTTTCACTAATA
The sequence above is a segment of the Anopheles darlingi chromosome 2, idAnoDarlMG_H_01, whole genome shotgun sequence genome. Coding sequences within it:
- the LOC125960200 gene encoding zinc finger and BTB domain-containing protein 49 isoform X1, encoding MVNIKLNNINVNVGAAGNNNNNNNNMILLNGKSGGGSIGIAAMNDENTASASNGVTIASRPGSPNLLLSPASGGVNGGGGSGNGGASMNSAFKVVMPRGKADAAAAAVPPPTTNGFSPLIFNNDLLVNHYRRLLHPVAAAVPRLPNGGGANGVGGFNDVPADVPLKASQRDDIKFGVSRLVKNESEDEDNNNVYHHHQLPPHQHHHQHQHHQQQHHPPHHPQHHHLQHSALHQQQHHGAGGQAAKLSLLSSNGYESSALSSRSRSRSRSRSRDRSTRSRSSSIELEVDSPPPPRINHPSPTTEIAAHVPKNSEAFSVSALLKREDEPKSKSPLSNGSFDAVRPNYSQFYEQSILNRPLFHPFPFFAMLQQQGHQLNPALANYHPSTPEDILRLRHFMTQNAAVAQAGTGAAHLDFNHPHHPHHLLMRPEAHPRRTHNGKRPYACELCNKSFGHEISLNQHRAVHNVEKVFECKQCGKAFKRSSTLSTHLLIHSDTRPYPCGFCGKRFHQKSDMKKHTYIHTGEKPHKCQVCGKAFSQSSNLITHSRKHTGYKPFQCELCHKAFQRKVDLRRHKETQHTEIRTMVN
- the LOC125960200 gene encoding zinc finger and BTB domain-containing protein 49 isoform X2, whose protein sequence is MVNIKLNNINVNVGAAGNNNNNNNNMILLNGKSGGGSIGIAAMNDENTASASNGVTIASRPGSPNLLLSPASGGVNGGGGSGNGGASMNSAFKVVMPRGKADAAAAVPPPTTNGFSPLIFNNDLLVNHYRRLLHPVAAAVPRLPNGGGANGVGGFNDVPADVPLKASQRDDIKFGVSRLVKNESEDEDNNNVYHHHQLPPHQHHHQHQHHQQQHHPPHHPQHHHLQHSALHQQQHHGAGGQAAKLSLLSSNGYESSALSSRSRSRSRSRSRDRSTRSRSSSIELEVDSPPPPRINHPSPTTEIAAHVPKNSEAFSVSALLKREDEPKSKSPLSNGSFDAVRPNYSQFYEQSILNRPLFHPFPFFAMLQQQGHQLNPALANYHPSTPEDILRLRHFMTQNAAVAQAGTGAAHLDFNHPHHPHHLLMRPEAHPRRTHNGKRPYACELCNKSFGHEISLNQHRAVHNVEKVFECKQCGKAFKRSSTLSTHLLIHSDTRPYPCGFCGKRFHQKSDMKKHTYIHTGEKPHKCQVCGKAFSQSSNLITHSRKHTGYKPFQCELCHKAFQRKVDLRRHKETQHTEIRTMVN